A genomic stretch from Aedes albopictus strain Foshan chromosome 2, AalbF5, whole genome shotgun sequence includes:
- the LOC109621883 gene encoding apolipoprotein D, translated as MEDFKCKVLLYLIVGLCGLASLVDAQIPGLGGCPDYVPITKFDRNKFLGTWYEVERYFTVSEVAAKCISATYELMPDGKIYVKNSLTNRFNNVERIISGVMAPAGKSKLGQYTVLYQSFPYNYNASFMILDTDYDNFAVIYSCSTIGPVGHTVSAWVLARERLPPGPILQRAYGVLDKYRINRSFFVRTHQEDCVVRPPPQPAIDPTEPSVSRNRDHAPGDQIETEEQLIQLRKDLFAIPSGINHQDIQIEPVDNDDNE; from the exons ATGGAAGATTTCAAGTGCAAAGTGTTGCTCTACCTAATTGTGGGTCTATGTGGATTAGCGAGTTTGGTAGACGCGCAGATTCCGGGCTTGGGAGGATGCCCAGATTACGTTCCGATCACCAAGTTCGATAGGAATAAGTTTCTGGGCACGTGGTACGAGGTGGAACGATATTTCACCGTGAGTGAAGTGGCGGCCAAGTGTATTTCGGCAACGTACGAGCTGATGCCGGACGGAAAAATCTACGTGAAAAATTCACTCACCAATCGATT CAACAACGTTGAGCGCATCATTTCCGGCGTTATGGCACCAGCTGGAAAATCAAAACTAGGCCAGTACACCGTACTGTACCAGTCCTTCCCATACAACTACAACGCTTCCTTCATGATTCTGGACACTGATTACGACAATTTTGCCGTGATTTATTCGTGCAGCACAATCGGCCCCGTCGGTCATACAG TTTCTGCCTGGGTGTTGGCCCGCGAGCGTCTTCCCCCGGGACCGATCCTGCAGCGTGCCTACGGAGTACTGGACAAGTACCGCATCAACCGGTCGTTCTTCGTCCGAACCCACCAGGAAGACTGTGTCGTTAGACCACCACCCCAGCCGGCCATCGATCCGACCGAACCGAGCGTTTCCCGTAACCGAGATCATGCCCCGGGCGATCAAATAGAAACGGAAGAACAGCTCATCCAGTTGCGGAAAGATCTGTTTGCCATACCGAGCGGCATAAACCACCAAGACATACAGATCGAACCGGTGGATAACGATGACAATGAGTGA